The following are encoded together in the Bacillus sp. NP157 genome:
- a CDS encoding Na+/H+ antiporter — MSIVITILVLLLVVSLSGAVVRLLPVRLPLPVVQIVLGALLARPFGVHVEFDPDLFFLLFIPPLLFADGWRIPKRELFLMRGPILALAVGLVFFTIVGVGYFVHWMIPTVPLAVAFALAAVLSPTDAVATSAVTGGTRMPPRLMHILSGEALLNDASGLVALQFAVAAELTGTFSLARASGQFAVMALGGVAAGALVAYVFGMFRRRLVRWSGEVDPASQVALLLLLPFAAYLLAEHFEVSGILAAVVAGMMMNYTDVLKGGYVATRMQNSAVWSMIEFVFNGLIFLLLGMQLPGIVDGAKLDLAQAGGGEMWYLAGYIVAITLALVILRFIWVWVSLRFVLMRALAHGKQRPKVGTRLMWTTALAGVRGAITMAGVLSLPLMKSADVPFPVRDLMIFLATGVILCTLLLGSVGLPLSVKGLKLPGEDPRVREERMARALAAEAALRGIAAEQQKVEDGGDADAIALASRVAARVMSDYQQRMEAAGEEGDIPEKARAEAGTERVMRLAALRAERRQLYDMRRDHSINDETLRTLVRELDLAEAALTGLHSG; from the coding sequence ATGTCCATCGTCATCACTATCCTCGTCCTCCTGCTCGTCGTGTCGCTTTCCGGCGCCGTCGTCCGCCTCCTTCCCGTGCGCCTTCCACTGCCTGTCGTACAGATCGTGCTGGGCGCCTTGCTCGCACGTCCGTTCGGCGTGCATGTCGAATTCGACCCCGACCTGTTCTTCCTGTTGTTCATTCCGCCCTTACTGTTTGCCGACGGCTGGCGCATTCCCAAGCGCGAACTGTTCCTGATGCGCGGACCGATCCTCGCGCTGGCCGTGGGCCTGGTGTTCTTCACCATCGTCGGCGTCGGTTACTTCGTGCACTGGATGATCCCGACCGTGCCGCTGGCGGTCGCCTTCGCCCTCGCGGCCGTGTTGTCGCCGACCGATGCGGTGGCGACCTCCGCGGTGACGGGTGGGACGCGGATGCCGCCTCGCCTGATGCATATCCTTTCGGGCGAAGCCTTGTTGAACGATGCGTCCGGCCTCGTCGCGCTGCAGTTCGCCGTGGCGGCGGAATTGACCGGGACGTTCTCGCTTGCGCGGGCCTCCGGGCAGTTTGCCGTCATGGCGCTGGGTGGCGTCGCGGCCGGCGCGCTGGTGGCGTATGTCTTCGGGATGTTCCGCCGTCGCCTCGTGCGCTGGAGTGGCGAAGTCGATCCGGCCAGCCAGGTCGCGTTGCTGCTGTTGCTGCCGTTCGCCGCCTACCTGCTCGCCGAGCACTTCGAGGTGTCGGGCATCCTTGCCGCCGTCGTCGCCGGCATGATGATGAACTACACCGACGTGCTCAAGGGTGGCTATGTCGCCACGCGCATGCAGAACAGCGCGGTGTGGTCGATGATCGAGTTCGTGTTCAACGGCCTGATCTTCCTGCTGCTCGGCATGCAGCTGCCCGGCATCGTGGATGGCGCGAAGCTGGATCTTGCGCAGGCGGGTGGCGGCGAGATGTGGTATCTCGCCGGCTACATCGTCGCCATCACGCTGGCGCTGGTCATCCTGCGCTTCATCTGGGTGTGGGTGTCGCTGCGCTTCGTGCTGATGCGGGCGCTGGCCCATGGCAAGCAACGACCGAAGGTCGGCACGCGCCTGATGTGGACGACGGCGCTGGCCGGCGTGCGCGGTGCCATCACCATGGCGGGTGTGCTCTCGCTGCCGCTGATGAAATCCGCCGACGTACCGTTTCCGGTCCGTGACCTGATGATTTTCCTGGCCACCGGCGTGATCCTCTGCACGTTGTTGCTTGGCTCGGTGGGCCTGCCGCTGTCGGTCAAGGGGCTGAAGCTGCCCGGTGAGGATCCACGCGTGCGCGAAGAGCGCATGGCGCGTGCGCTGGCGGCGGAAGCTGCATTGCGTGGCATCGCCGCCGAGCAGCAGAAGGTGGAGGACGGCGGCGATGCCGACGCCATCGCGCTCGCCTCGCGCGTGGCCGCTCGGGTGATGTCCGATTACCAGCAGCGCATGGAGGCCGCGGGCGAGGAAGGCGACATCCCCGAGAAGGCGCGCGCGGAAGCGGGCACGGAGAGGGTGATGCGGCTTGCCGCGTTACGCGCCGAGCGCAGGCAGCTGTACGACATGCGCCGCGACCACAGCATCAACGACGAGACCCTGCGCACGCTGGTGCGCGAGCTCGACCTGGCCGAGGCTGCGTTGACCGGGCTGCACTCGGGCTGA
- a CDS encoding TatD family hydrolase: protein MDLIDIGANLTHESFRTDFDDVMARAQAHGVGRMIVTGASREGSEHALALAQASNGRLFATAGVHPHHAVDYDDATDALLRRLAAEPEVRAVGETGLDYNRNYSPRDVQRVVFERQLAIAAEFGMPLFLHQRDAHHDFVALLRRYRDRVPAAVVHCFTDTSEALRDYLDLDCHIGITGWICDERRGAHLRELVKLIPANRLMLETDAPYLLPRTLRPMPKDRRNEPMYLAHIRDEVAKDRGETRDAVTEASTRTAEAFFGLTPV, encoded by the coding sequence ATGGACTTGATCGACATCGGTGCGAACCTCACGCACGAATCTTTTCGAACTGACTTCGATGACGTGATGGCCCGTGCGCAGGCGCATGGCGTGGGTCGAATGATCGTCACCGGGGCCTCGCGCGAAGGCAGCGAGCACGCACTGGCGCTTGCCCAGGCAAGCAACGGGCGGCTTTTTGCCACGGCTGGCGTGCATCCCCACCATGCCGTCGACTACGACGATGCCACCGACGCGCTATTGCGTCGCCTCGCGGCCGAGCCCGAGGTGCGTGCCGTGGGCGAGACTGGGCTCGACTACAACAGAAATTACTCACCCCGCGACGTCCAGCGCGTCGTCTTCGAGCGCCAGCTGGCGATTGCCGCCGAGTTCGGCATGCCGCTGTTTTTGCACCAACGCGATGCACACCACGACTTCGTTGCGCTATTACGGCGCTATCGCGACCGCGTACCGGCCGCCGTCGTCCACTGCTTCACCGACACGAGCGAGGCCCTGCGCGACTACCTCGACCTGGATTGCCATATCGGCATCACCGGATGGATCTGCGACGAACGCCGCGGTGCGCACCTGCGTGAACTGGTGAAACTGATCCCGGCGAACCGCTTGATGCTCGAGACCGATGCCCCGTACCTGCTCCCGCGCACGCTGCGGCCGATGCCGAAAGATCGCCGCAACGAGCCGATGTACCTGGCGCACATCCGCGACGAAGTGGCGAAAGACCGTGGCGAAACGCGCGACGCGGTCACCGAGGCATCGACGCGCACCGCCGAAGCCTTCTTCGGCCTAACCCCCGTGTAG
- a CDS encoding TonB-dependent receptor produces MQSVSRNAAPPRRKLTLAVAFAVAAAASGSAFAQSNATGSIFGSANPGDVIHIENTDTGLRRDITVDSNGRYRANSLPIGTYNVTLMHDGTAVDTHKAVQTQISQGTDVSFAATATAANATDLGSVQVTANSLPSIDVSSVDSRTVLSSDQLSKLPIARTSISSIALLAPGTTSAVRGYGNALSFGGSSASENAYYINGFQVTNPLTGVSSRQLPYDAIDQEQVLIGGYGAEYGRSTGGVINVVTKRGSNEWKGDVQVLWSPDALAQAPRNIYLRNGTLFERGNPYAQRDPENLQYSASIGGALIKDKLFIFGAADWIRQTGNYTGPNTVSDDEHDTAKTKRWLTKIDWNITDNNILELTGIGDSETTDASIFGYNYQTGRGAYLGHQYTKNYNGTQTNATPGGDTYIAHYTGYITDDLTVNAMYGRAHSDHEQDVNGASGVSCPSITDNRVEFSNNRQTGCTVGATTTLLPGAKDSTKGWSANIEYRLGDHDLRAGVDNYVLRATSGAIPVGGTTYTYEDVGNGDVIRQRLINLGLDPGLYNPANFPNGYYVNSSALTTGTSARTNQRSQFAEDNWQISDRWHSYIGLRNEQFSNYNGVGEAYARSRHQLDPRLGVSWDVYGDSSLKVYANAGRYHLGLPTSVAIRGAGPSSYPSQFLGFTGIDPATGVPTGLIEGTASGTYYLNGANGVPPDAKTVSAKQLHSYYQDEYILGFDKQLQDNWVVGAKAMYRKLRSLIDDTCDPAPIQAWGDANGLSDEVKAGIGRSTGCWLFNPGRANTIVLSPADGQYLDVPLSAKDMGFPKPKRAYYMLDLYAEHQFSDKWYGKIDYTYSRSFGNSEGQLDSNIVQADVSTTESWDFPAIMENTNGDLPNDHKHQLRVYGTYAPTDEWQFSTVTRITSGAPVSCLGTRPLSAGGDPYGYGNNYFWCNGEPAQRGSFGRTPWTYTLDMSAAWKPLFADHKLSFTVDVFNLLGKQEVTQYYETGELASGLANPQYKRARSFQDPRYVRLGARYDFTL; encoded by the coding sequence ATGCAGTCCGTCTCACGCAACGCGGCCCCGCCGCGCCGCAAGCTCACCCTGGCCGTGGCGTTCGCCGTCGCGGCTGCCGCCAGCGGTAGCGCGTTCGCCCAGAGCAACGCCACCGGCTCCATCTTCGGTTCCGCCAATCCCGGCGACGTCATCCACATCGAGAACACCGACACCGGCCTGCGCCGTGACATCACGGTGGACAGCAACGGCCGTTACCGCGCCAACTCGCTGCCCATTGGTACGTACAACGTGACGCTGATGCACGACGGCACGGCGGTCGATACGCACAAGGCCGTCCAGACCCAGATCAGCCAGGGTACCGACGTGTCGTTCGCCGCCACGGCGACCGCCGCGAACGCCACCGATCTCGGCAGCGTCCAGGTCACCGCCAACAGCCTGCCTAGCATCGACGTCAGCTCGGTCGACTCACGCACCGTGCTCAGCTCCGACCAGCTGTCCAAGCTGCCGATCGCCCGCACCTCGATCAGCTCCATCGCACTGCTGGCCCCGGGTACCACCTCGGCCGTCCGCGGCTACGGCAACGCGCTGTCCTTCGGCGGCTCCTCCGCGTCGGAAAACGCTTACTACATCAACGGCTTCCAGGTCACCAACCCGCTCACGGGCGTCAGCTCGCGCCAGCTCCCGTACGACGCGATCGACCAGGAACAGGTGCTGATCGGCGGCTACGGCGCGGAATATGGCCGCTCCACGGGTGGCGTCATCAACGTGGTGACCAAGCGCGGTTCGAACGAATGGAAGGGTGACGTCCAGGTCCTGTGGTCGCCGGATGCGCTCGCCCAGGCGCCGCGCAATATCTACCTGCGCAACGGAACCCTGTTCGAGCGCGGCAATCCTTATGCCCAGCGTGACCCCGAGAACCTGCAGTACTCGGCTTCGATCGGCGGTGCGCTGATCAAGGACAAGCTGTTCATCTTCGGCGCCGCCGACTGGATTCGTCAGACCGGTAATTACACCGGCCCGAACACGGTCAGCGATGACGAGCACGACACCGCCAAGACCAAGCGCTGGTTGACCAAGATCGACTGGAACATCACCGACAACAATATCCTCGAGCTGACCGGCATCGGCGATAGCGAAACCACCGATGCATCGATCTTCGGCTACAACTACCAGACCGGCCGTGGCGCGTATCTCGGCCACCAGTACACGAAGAACTACAACGGCACCCAGACCAACGCCACCCCCGGCGGCGATACCTATATCGCCCACTACACCGGTTACATCACCGACGACCTGACGGTCAATGCGATGTACGGTCGTGCCCATTCGGACCACGAGCAGGATGTGAACGGCGCCTCCGGCGTCTCCTGCCCGTCGATCACCGATAACCGCGTGGAGTTCTCCAACAACCGCCAGACCGGTTGTACCGTCGGCGCCACCACCACCCTGCTCCCGGGCGCGAAAGACAGCACGAAGGGCTGGAGCGCGAACATCGAATACCGCCTGGGTGACCACGACCTTCGCGCCGGTGTCGATAACTACGTGCTGCGCGCTACCTCGGGCGCCATCCCGGTGGGCGGCACCACGTATACGTACGAAGACGTGGGCAACGGCGATGTCATCCGCCAGCGCCTGATCAACCTCGGCCTCGACCCGGGCCTGTACAACCCGGCGAATTTCCCGAACGGTTACTACGTCAACTCGTCGGCCCTGACCACCGGTACGTCGGCACGCACGAACCAGCGTTCGCAGTTCGCGGAAGACAACTGGCAGATCAGCGATCGCTGGCATTCGTACATCGGCCTGCGTAACGAGCAGTTCTCGAACTACAACGGCGTCGGCGAAGCCTATGCCCGCTCGCGCCACCAGCTCGATCCGCGCCTGGGCGTGTCGTGGGACGTGTACGGCGACAGCTCGCTGAAGGTGTACGCCAACGCGGGCCGCTACCACCTCGGCCTGCCCACCTCGGTGGCTATCCGCGGTGCGGGCCCGTCGAGCTATCCGTCGCAGTTCCTCGGCTTCACCGGCATCGATCCCGCCACCGGTGTTCCCACCGGCCTGATCGAAGGTACGGCGTCCGGCACGTACTACCTCAACGGTGCGAACGGCGTGCCGCCGGATGCGAAGACCGTGTCGGCGAAGCAGCTGCACTCGTACTACCAGGACGAGTACATCCTCGGCTTCGACAAGCAGTTGCAGGACAACTGGGTGGTCGGCGCGAAGGCCATGTACCGCAAGCTGCGCAGCCTGATCGACGATACCTGCGATCCGGCGCCGATCCAGGCCTGGGGCGATGCGAACGGCCTGAGCGACGAAGTGAAGGCCGGCATCGGCCGAAGCACGGGCTGCTGGTTGTTCAACCCGGGCCGCGCTAACACCATCGTGCTGTCGCCGGCCGATGGCCAGTACCTCGACGTGCCGCTCAGCGCCAAGGACATGGGCTTCCCGAAGCCGAAGCGTGCGTACTATATGCTCGACCTGTACGCCGAACACCAGTTCAGCGACAAGTGGTACGGCAAGATCGACTACACGTATTCGCGTAGCTTCGGTAACTCGGAAGGCCAGCTCGATTCGAACATCGTCCAGGCCGACGTGTCGACCACTGAAAGCTGGGATTTCCCGGCGATCATGGAAAACACCAATGGCGACCTGCCGAACGACCACAAGCACCAGCTTCGCGTCTACGGTACGTATGCACCGACGGACGAGTGGCAGTTCTCCACCGTCACCCGCATCACCTCGGGCGCACCGGTCAGCTGCCTTGGCACGCGTCCGCTGTCGGCGGGTGGCGATCCGTACGGCTACGGCAACAACTACTTCTGGTGCAACGGCGAGCCTGCCCAGCGTGGCAGCTTCGGCCGCACGCCCTGGACGTACACGCTGGACATGAGCGCCGCCTGGAAGCCGCTGTTCGCCGACCACAAACTGTCGTTCACGGTCGACGTGTTCAACCTGCTGGGCAAGCAGGAAGTCACCCAGTACTACGAAACCGGCGAGCTCGCATCCGGCCTGGCCAACCCGCAGTACAAGCGTGCCCGCTCGTTCCAGGACCCGCGTTACGTTCGCCTTGGCGCGCGTTACGACTTCACCCTCTGA